One Gossypium raimondii isolate GPD5lz chromosome 3, ASM2569854v1, whole genome shotgun sequence genomic window carries:
- the LOC105795138 gene encoding uncharacterized protein LOC105795138 has protein sequence MGSKKRIRVKLMEGQTDLATNNTVLVPSNKKITMDNNKEGEMGNGVMEIIKKRKQIDMEKQPKQMNISGLPEFHVSVFKDLASKDSSVRDAALEKIVTELQEVQKEYDRLNDKDNLVDDDGGLKLDAQMDDGLDNCASSLRYAVHHQERMLRQGLDTCFATGFAVC, from the exons ATGGGCAGCAAGAAGAGAATCAGAGTGAAACTGATGGAGGGTCAAACTGATTTAGCTACAAACAATACAGTTTTGGTTCCTTCCAATAAGAAAATTACGATGGATAACAATAAAGAAGGAGAGATGGGAAATGGGGTTATGGAAATaataaagaagagaaaacaaatAGACATGGAGAAGCAACCAAAACAAATGAATATCAGTGGTTTGCCTGAGTTCCATGTCAGTGTTTTTAAAGACTTGGCATCGAAAGATTCTTCTGTGAGAGATGCAGCACTGGAAAAGATAGTGACAGAGTTGCAAGAAGTACAGAAGGAATATGATAGGCTCAATGATAAGGATAATTTGGTTGATGATGATGGTGGTTTGAAACTAGATGCTCAAATGGATGATGGCTTGGATAACTGTGCATCATCCTTGAGATATGCTGTGCATCATCAAGAGAG GATGCTTAGACAGGGTTTGGATACATGTTTTGCCACTGGTTTTGCAGTATGTTAG